The DNA region ACCAAAGTCCCTTTTGAGCTGCGTACATAAATTGATTTCAGATCAAGCGGCTGATCGCGGTTAGCGCGGTCAACCTGTGCTATTACCTGGTATTGTTTACCATTTATCAGGAAGTAGTCGAGCCGGCCGGCACTATAATATAGTTGCAGCGTTTGGGCAATATCATCAACCGAAACACCTAAGTCACGGGCGCGCGCACGGTCGGTAACCACGCGTAACTCGGGTTTAGTAAATTTCAGGTTAACATCCGTTCCCTGGAAAACCGGGCTTTTTGATACCTCGGCAAAAAACGTTGGCAGCACTTTACGGATCTTTTCAAAATCCTGGTTCTGGATAACATATTGCACCGGCAACGATGTTTTTGATCCGGAACCACCGCCGCTGATAGTTTGCTCCTGTACCACAATGGCACGGGCATCGGGCATTTTGCGTAGTTTACCATTCAGCCAGTCGGCAAGTTCCTGCTGAGTGCGCACACGTTTATCAGGAGCAACCAGCCCTACCCTTCCAAAGCCTGTATTTGAAGCACCGCCGCCGCCAAATGATGGCGAAACAATTTCAAGGTTAACATTAGCCTCCGGAATTGAATCCGCAACCAGGTTAGACACCTTATCCATATACCGGGTCATGTACTCATAAGTTGCCCCCTCCGAACCGGTAACGCTGTAACGGAGCAAACTACGATCATCAAGCGGAGCAAGCTCTGACGGAATAACATTTACCAGGATCCCGATGATAACGACAGATGCTGCCAGGATAACGAACGACACCCATTTGCGCTTCATAAACTTAATGAGCGATTCGGTATACGAGGTAGTCATGTTAATAAAAAACGGCTCCGTTTTTTCGTAAAACCTTGATTTTTTTTGGTTTTTACGGATCAGCTTTACGTTAAGCATCGGTGTTAATGAAAGGGAAACAAATGCCGATATTAACACCGCACCGGCTACCACCACCGCAAACTCGCGGAACAAACGGCCGGTGAAACCCTGTAAAAACACAATAGGTAAAAACACAGCCGCCAGCGTAACCGACGTGGATACTACCGCGAAAAAAATCTCGGCCGAACCTTCAAAAGCCGCTTTACGGATAGCCATTCCAGCCTCTACCTTTTTATAAATATTTTCCGTTACTACGATACCGTCATCCACCACCAGGCCCGTTGCCAGCACTATCCCTAAAAGGGTTAAGATATTGATAGAAAACCCGAAGATGTACATGATAAAGAAAGCACCGATCAATGATACCGGGATATCTATCAGCGGGCGGAAAGCTATCAGCCAATCGCGGAAGAAAAGGTAGATGATAATTACCACCAGTATAAAGGCCACGATCAGCGTTTCCTGCACCTCAGATATCGACTGGTTAATGAACCTTGTATTATCCAAAGCCACTTTTACCGAAATATCGGGTGGAAGGTCTTTTTTGATCTGTTCTAAACGGGTATAAAAATCCTTGGCTATCTGTACATAATTAGCCCCCGGCTGTGGTACCAGGGCCAGGCCAACCATCGGCACCCCCGATTCTTTAAATATGGTTTCCTCGTTTGCCGAGCCCAGCACAGCATAACCAATATCGCTCAGCCTGATCACCCTGCTGCTGTCGGCACGGATAATGAGGTTGTTAAAATCCTTTTCAGTTGCCAGTTTACCTAAGGCCCTGATGGTAACTTCGGTATTATTACCTTCAATTTTACCGGCAGGCAGCTCTACGTTTTCTTTAGCTAAAGCCGCACCGATGTCGGTAGCTGTAACGCCAAGTGCCGAAAGCTTGTTAGGGTCTATCCACAGGCGCATGGCATACTGGCGCTGTCCCTGTACGTTAATGGTACTTACACCGGGGATGGTTTGCAACCCTTCCAGCAGCACATTTTCCGCATAATCATCCAGCTGGTTGATGTTACGGGTGTCACTGCTCACGGTAAGGGTAATGATCTGGTCGGCGCTGGCATCGGCCTTGGTTACTACCGGCGGGGCGTTAATATCCTGCGGCAGCTGGCGCTGGGCCTGGCCCACTTTATCACGCACGTCATTTGCAGCGGTTTCCAGGTCGGCATCAAGGTCAAACTCAACGGTGATGTTGCTTTGACCAACCGAACTGGTTGACGATATGTTGCGGATGCCCGGAACACCATTAATGGATTTTTCGAGCGGCTCCGTGATCTGCGATTCAATTACATCGGCATTGGCACCGGAGTAACTGGTTGATACCGAAATAATGGGTGGGTCGACCGAAGGAAAATCCCTCACGCCCAAAAACTTATAGCCGATAA from Mucilaginibacter sp. SJ includes:
- a CDS encoding efflux RND transporter permease subunit codes for the protein MSLSSVSIKRPVLATVMSVVIVVFGIIGYKFLGVRDFPSVDPPIISVSTSYSGANADVIESQITEPLEKSINGVPGIRNISSTSSVGQSNITVEFDLDADLETAANDVRDKVGQAQRQLPQDINAPPVVTKADASADQIITLTVSSDTRNINQLDDYAENVLLEGLQTIPGVSTINVQGQRQYAMRLWIDPNKLSALGVTATDIGAALAKENVELPAGKIEGNNTEVTIRALGKLATEKDFNNLIIRADSSRVIRLSDIGYAVLGSANEETIFKESGVPMVGLALVPQPGANYVQIAKDFYTRLEQIKKDLPPDISVKVALDNTRFINQSISEVQETLIVAFILVVIIIYLFFRDWLIAFRPLIDIPVSLIGAFFIMYIFGFSINILTLLGIVLATGLVVDDGIVVTENIYKKVEAGMAIRKAAFEGSAEIFFAVVSTSVTLAAVFLPIVFLQGFTGRLFREFAVVVAGAVLISAFVSLSLTPMLNVKLIRKNQKKSRFYEKTEPFFINMTTSYTESLIKFMKRKWVSFVILAASVVIIGILVNVIPSELAPLDDRSLLRYSVTGSEGATYEYMTRYMDKVSNLVADSIPEANVNLEIVSPSFGGGGASNTGFGRVGLVAPDKRVRTQQELADWLNGKLRKMPDARAIVVQEQTISGGGSGSKTSLPVQYVIQNQDFEKIRKVLPTFFAEVSKSPVFQGTDVNLKFTKPELRVVTDRARARDLGVSVDDIAQTLQLYYSAGRLDYFLINGKQYQVIAQVDRANRDQPLDLKSIYVRSSKGTLVQLDNVVKTSEGATPPAIYHFNRYKSATLSAGLAPGYTVGDGIKEMDRISKSLLDDTFSTALSGPSRDYAEGSSNILFAFGFALLLIYLVLAAQFESFMDPLIVMLTVPLAISGAFLSLWLFNQTLNIFSEIGIITLVGLVTKNGILIVEFANQRMEQGVAKYEAVIEAATARLRPILMTSLAVVLGSVPIAFALGAGAKSRVSLGIVIMGGMLFSLVLTLYIIPMMYLLLAAKTRKDHDHDPEDLAAEAEMAEAARHPHQREPKLIENL